The nucleotide sequence GGACGAGGGGTTTAtgaaatgtcagagagagagagagagagagagagagagagagagagagagagagagagagagagagagagagagagagagagagaaagagagacacagagagatagtgagagagagagagagagagagagagagagagagagagagagagagtgtgagagagcgagagagagagagagagagcgagagagcgagagagcgagagagcgagagagagagagagagagagagagagagagagagagagagagagcgagagagcgagagagagagagagagagagagagagagagagagagagagagagagagagagagagagagagagagagagagaaagagagacccacacagagagagagacacagagagagacacaccccctcctcccctcacctcttTGCCTGCCTCCTCCACCATAAAGAAGACGTTAGTCCCGTCAGCTACAGTGAAGGTGAATCTGTCCTTCAGTGAGTTGGATCCATCGTGATTGTAGCTGATTCTGTTCTGGTAGACGTCGTCCATGGTGAAGCTGTTGGTCTGACGGTAGTGCTGTCCGTTGTTGGTCCGCTCCATGGTGCCGTGACGGGGGCCTGGACTACGGTGAAGGTGATAGACTCCTCCTGGAGGGAGACATTTTTAAATCAGCTCTGTGGACTCCTCCTGGAAGAAGACATTTTTAAATCAGCTCTGTGGACTCCTCCTGGAAGAAGACATTTTTAAATCAGCTCTGTGGACTCCTCCTGGAAGAAGACATTTTTAAATCAGCTCTGTGGACTCTCCTCCTGGAAAGAAGACATTTTTAAATCAGCTCTGTGGACTCCTCCTGGAAGAAGACATTTTAAATCAGCTCTGTGGACTCCTCCCTGGAAGAAGACATTTTTAAATCAGCTCTGTGGACTCCTCCTGGAAGAAGACATTTTTAAATCAGCTCTGTGGACTCCTCCTGGAAGAAGACATTTTTAAATCAGCTCTGTGGACTCCTCCTGGAAAGACATTTTAAATCAGCTCTGGACTCCTCCTGGAAGAAGACATTTTAAATCAGCTCTGGACTCCTCCTGGAAGAAGACATTTTTAAATCAGCTCTGTGGACTCCTCCCCTGGAAGAAGACATTTTTAAATCAGCTCTGTGGACTCCTCCTGGAGGAGACATTTTTAAATCAGCTCTGTGGACTCCTCCCTGGAAGAAGACATTTTTAGCGTCAATATGTTATGAtatataatatacactgagtgtttAAAACATCATGTGACCTGTGATAATGTCAAAGGAGTCTTGAAACCTGACACTTCAAATCAACTCTGCGGGGTGGAAACAGAACGCAGACAGATTAGATTTCTGCCACTCTAAGGCAGGGGACTCGACACCGTTCACAAAATGTCAGTTGGAACCGGTCCACAACCGCTCAACGACCCTCACATCAGGGAACCAAACATCTAAGATGGGTTGGATTCGTTGAGTTGCAGTGATAGACCGGAAGCAGCtgaatatatacactgagtatacaaaacattacggagacacctgctgtttccatgacatagaatgaccaggtggctatgatcccttattgatgtcacttcttaAATCTACTTCCCATCAGTGTAGATGTCTATTTTTAAGTATATTCCCCCTTTATTTCTAAATGTCTCGACTTTTGCATATTTTTAAATCCCTGAATGTCCTCATACGTCGTCCAAAAAACGATACATTTTTGactcatctgtctatagaacaTTTGTCCTGTCTATAGAACATTCTTCCTGTCTATAGAACATTCTTCCTGTCTATAGAACATTCTTCCTGTCTATAGAACATTCGTCCTGTCTATAGAACATTCTTCCTGTCTATAGAACATTCTTCCTGTCTATAGAACATTCTTCCTGTCTATAGAACATTCTTCCTGTCTATAGAACATTCGTCCTGTCTATAGAACATTCTTCCTGTCTATAGAACATTCTTCCTGTCTATAGAACATTCTTCCTGTCTATAGAACATTCGTCCAGTCTATAGAACATTCTTCCTGTCTATAGAACATTCTTCCTGTCTATAGAACATGTTCACCCAGGTGCTTTTCGGCAAATTTGAGTCAACATTTTTTGGACACGATATGAGTTCCATTGTAACTGGCGTTAATTCCACAGTGAGAAACCCATTCCAACGGTGGTAGAGATGGTTTTGGGAtcctttgctgcctcaggacctggacgactaatagaaggaaccatgaattgtTCTCTGTATCAgaagaattctacaggagaatgtcaggtaATATGTCCGTGAGCTGAAGAAAGCCATGCAGCAAGACAATAtttcaaaacacacaatcaagtctataTGAAAATAGCAAAAGAAAAGCAACGCATTTGAAGTCTtggacctaatcccaattgataTGGTGTAAACGAGCAGTTTGAAAGCCCACAAATGTCACTGAGGTAAAACAGTTCTTCATGCAAAGCGGGCCAATATTCCTCCacatgactttaaaaaaaaagaggTGGATGTTGCATGACATTGtcaattaaataaattaaatacgatttattctatttattttttatttactcagattccctttatctaatattatgtTTGGGTTGAAGATCTGATGACATTCGGTAACAAATAGGCcaaatagagaaaatcagaaaggaGGTAAATCATTTTTTCAAGGCACTGTAGAGTTTACTGCTAGTGAACACGGTCTGTGTATAGTGAATGGTCAGTGCCTGTCCCTACTCCACCTCTGTGTGGCGTCAGTGGCCTTCAGTTCAAACTCAGTGATGCTCTTCCTGACCCCTCCTGAACCTCATCCCAGGAACCACCAGCAGGGGGAGGGAGTCATCCACCGGCCGGATGGTGATGTAGAAGCGTCTGGGCAACCTGAGGAGCAccatacagaacactgttatctaCCTAAGACACCATTACAGAACACTGTTACCATCTACACAAGGCTTTCATACAGGACACTGTTATCTACCTAAGGAGCACACATTATCACCTAAAGACACCATACAGAACACTGTATACAAACAccatacagaacactgttatctacctaaagacaccatacagaacactgttatctacagaagacaccatacagaacactgttatctacctgaagacaccatacagaacactgttatctacctaaagacaccatacagaacactgttatctacctaaagacaccatacagaacactgttatctacctgaagacaccatacagaacactgttatctacctgaagacaccatacagaacactgttatctacctgaagacaccatacagaacactgtcatctacctaaagacaccatacagaacactgttatctaCCTGAAGACACCTGTTATCTACCTAAAGACACCTGTTATCTACCCAAACACACCGTAGAGAACACTGTTATCTACCTGAAGACACCTGTTATCTACCTGAAGACAccatacagaacactgtt is from Oncorhynchus gorbuscha isolate QuinsamMale2020 ecotype Even-year unplaced genomic scaffold, OgorEven_v1.0 Un_scaffold_7847, whole genome shotgun sequence and encodes:
- the LOC124029833 gene encoding extracellular matrix organizing protein FRAS1-like translates to MERTNNGQHYRQTNSFTMDDVYQNRISYNHDGSNSLKDRFTFTVADGTNVFFMVEEAGKEVLTAAPQMFKIDILPVDDGTPRIVINLGLQWLEYTDNK